TCTTCGATACCATGGCATGTGTACCCTCAGATTTTATGATCTGGCTTGGCGATAACATGTATACCCGTGAGGCAGATAATACATCGCGGTCCGGGCTGTACTATCGGTATACACACGATCGGAAAATACCTCAGTTGAGAAGACTTCTGGCCTCACGTCCTAATTACGCAACGTGGGATGACCATGATTACGGACCAAATGATATTGGCTCCTGTTATGAATTAAAGGATGTTTCCTTGCAGGCATTTAAAGATTTCTGGGGAAATGAAACATATGGAGAAAGCGATAATCCTGGTGTGTATACCCATTTTAATTACATTGATTGTGACTTTTTTTTAACAGACGATCGCTTTTACCGGTCAGATGACAAGATGAACGATTCAAGTGCAGCCAAACATTATCTTGGTAACCGGCAGCTTGAGTGGCTGGAAAATTCACTTCTTTACTCAAAAGCAACATTTAAATTTATATGCAGTGGAAGCCAGGTGTTAAACCCCTTAAATGATTTTGAATCGTGGCGACATTATCAGAAAGAATTTGATGGCCTGCTTAAGTTTATCAGGGAAAATAAAATAAACGGAGTCGTATTTTTAAGCGGCGACCGCCATATATCCGAAATTATTAAAGTGCAGCCAGATGGCTTCTATCCACTGTTCGATATAACGGGCTCGGCTTTTACTTCACGCTTCAATCCAAAATTTACCCAAGGAAAAGAAGCGAATAATGCCTTCCGGGTAGTGCCTAAAGCTGTGCTGGATCAGAATTTTATTAAAATAACAGTAACGGGAGCGCGTAATAATCGCATTGCTTCGGTGTCTGCTATTACGGTTGATAATATGCAAGCCTGGAACTACGAGATTCATCAGTCAGATATTACTTATAAATAAGAATGCTAAATCCATCCTGATTATTAAGTTTTTGGCAATCAGATAATTTGCATAATTTTGTTTTTGTGCCTGCCTGATTGTCCGGAATGCCGGTTCCGCTTTGTTTCTTACTCATTTCTTAAACCAATACCTTTTATTTTATGTATCAGAATACTAAGATGGTGTGCAAAGTGGGTTTCCATGGTATTCTGTACTGTTTAATTTTTTTTTAATGATTGAATCATCTTAAACTAATTCAAACAATGAAAAAACTTTATACAATTCTCTTTTCTGTTATCTTCCTTCTTTCTTTTAGCTTTTCCTCTTTTTCCCAGGATGTTACTTCAGACAGTCTTTCAGTAGTAATGTCTTTTGACAGCACTGATAATTCAACCGTAAGCACCCAGCTAAATTCTATTGTAATTATAGATGATGATGAGCTGCTTGGCCTTAGTATTAATCCCAATCCATATAAACTTGTAACGACTATTAAAATGTCAGTTAGTACGACCCTGCAGGTGAATCTTCAGCTTCTTGACATGATGGGTAACCTGATAACCGTTATTTACACTGGTGAACTGACGGCGGGTGATCATACCATTTCTTACGACGGTTCCAATTTAAATCCGGGTCTTTATTACCTCAAACTGATTGGAGACAATAAATGGGTTACTGAGCAAATGATACGGCTGTAAATGATTTTTATACCCTGGTGAATGGTAATCTTGTACTCTATAATCAAGATGAATTCATTCAGGGGTTACGAGGTAATACATGGCGGTAGTAAAAAAATCACGGAGATACGGGATGGAAGCCACCACGCTATTTTGCTTCGAAACCTTCCAGCCAAATTTGTATTTATAGATTGGATTGATTAAATAAAACGTGCGATTGTCGATCCGGCACTTAAGTATGGAAAGAATTTTTTCAAACCTTTCAATCGAAATGCCGGTCTGTTTTATTTCCATCAACTCATTGATGACCGGACCTGATTCACCTCCCCACCGTAGTACTTTTTTATACAGCGCTTCAGGAAATAAATGCATATAGGGGATTTTAGATAACCACTTATTCTTGCAAAGCTGCTGGTGACCACCAAAAGCCATGTACCAGGGCGGAAAGCCAAAAAAAATTTTCCCTCCTGGCTTTAAATAACCCTTAAGCTGATGTATTAGTTTTTCCTGATCAAAAATATGCTCAATTACATCTTTTAAAATAATAAGGTCAAAACTTCCCTCAAATTCCTTTTTAAATGAGGGGTCGTAGATGTTTTTAATAATAATTACAGCGCGGTCTTGTTCAATCTCATCACGCAGAAACTGTTGTGCAAGCCCGGCACGGGTGGGGCTGAGCTCCACACCTACCCCATTGCAGCCTTTTTCAATAAATGCTTTCAACACGCCGCCTTCTGCACAACCTATTTCTATCACACGCATTCCCTTTTGCAGGGGTAAAATTTTTTCAATGAATGGGATTACATAATCAATAGCATTTTGGTATTGATAGCTGAAATATTTTTTTTTATCGCGATGAAATTCGTACATGAATGGGGCACTTAAACCAGAAAGGACTGGTTTTAATTCTGAAAAAATAGAAGTGTATTAATTCAATAGCTAAATCTTATGAAAGCTTCTGATATGCTTTGATCCATCGCTCCGGTACTTCTTCACGAAGCGCCGTCTGGTAATCAGTATAAGAACACGGAATCATAAATGATTTTTTCCGGTTACGCAATTCTCCTCCGGCAGGTACTTCCATCCACCAGTGATCAGTTTTTTTACTTTTCCAGAAATT
This genomic window from Chitinophagales bacterium contains:
- a CDS encoding T9SS type A sorting domain-containing protein; translated protein: MKKLYTILFSVIFLLSFSFSSFSQDVTSDSLSVVMSFDSTDNSTVSTQLNSIVIIDDDELLGLSINPNPYKLVTTIKMSVSTTLQVNLQLLDMMGNLITVIYTGELTAGDHTISYDGSNLNPGLYYLKLIGDNKWVTEQMIRL
- a CDS encoding alkaline phosphatase family protein gives rise to the protein MLFRNLTAIFIFFNIHYLFAQDSTLLICGPMLGYVQHREALIWLETTPAVKKIQIKYFQEEAPASINTITYDGRLGERYNPVKIILPFLDMNTRYQYEIYLNDKKQVFTFPLTFKTKMVWEFRQPAPDFSFLFGSCAYINDALYDRPGEPYGRDPGIFDTMACVPSDFMIWLGDNMYTREADNTSRSGLYYRYTHDRKIPQLRRLLASRPNYATWDDHDYGPNDIGSCYELKDVSLQAFKDFWGNETYGESDNPGVYTHFNYIDCDFFLTDDRFYRSDDKMNDSSAAKHYLGNRQLEWLENSLLYSKATFKFICSGSQVLNPLNDFESWRHYQKEFDGLLKFIRENKINGVVFLSGDRHISEIIKVQPDGFYPLFDITGSAFTSRFNPKFTQGKEANNAFRVVPKAVLDQNFIKITVTGARNNRIASVSAITVDNMQAWNYEIHQSDITYK
- a CDS encoding class I SAM-dependent methyltransferase, translating into MYEFHRDKKKYFSYQYQNAIDYVIPFIEKILPLQKGMRVIEIGCAEGGVLKAFIEKGCNGVGVELSPTRAGLAQQFLRDEIEQDRAVIIIKNIYDPSFKKEFEGSFDLIILKDVIEHIFDQEKLIHQLKGYLKPGGKIFFGFPPWYMAFGGHQQLCKNKWLSKIPYMHLFPEALYKKVLRWGGESGPVINELMEIKQTGISIERFEKILSILKCRIDNRTFYLINPIYKYKFGWKVSKQNSVVASIPYLRDFFTTAMYYLVTPE